The Prionailurus bengalensis isolate Pbe53 chromosome C2, Fcat_Pben_1.1_paternal_pri, whole genome shotgun sequence DNA segment TGTTTATACCTGAATGTGTGGATTCCAACACCTAAACCAAAAAATGCTACTGTAATGATATGGATCTATGGTGGTGGTTTTCAAACTGGAACATCATCTTTACCTGTTTATGATGGCAAGTTTCTGGCTCGGGTTGAAAGAGTTATTGTAGTTTCAATGAACTATAGGGTGGGTGCCCTAGGATTCTTAGCTTTACCAGGAAATCCTGAGGTACCAGGGAACATGGGCTTATTTGATCAACAGTTGGCACTACAGTGGGTCCAAAAAAATATAGCAGCCTTTGGTGGAAATCCTAAAAGCGTAACTCTCTTTGGAGAAAGTGCAGGGGCGGGTTCAGTTAGCCTTCATTTACTTTCTCCTAGAAGCCAGCCATTGTTTACCAGAGCCATTCTGCAAAGTGGATCCTCTAATGCCCCTTGGGCAGTAATGTCTCTGGATGAAGCCAAGAACAGAACACTGACCTTAGCTAAATTTATTGGTTGCTCTAAAGAAAATGACACAGAGATAATCAAATGCCTTCGAAACAAAGATCCCCAGGAAATTCTACTGAATGAACTATTGGTTGTCCCCTCTGATACTCTTTTATCTGTAAACTTTGGTCCAGTCGTGGATGGTGATTTTCTCACTGATATGCCAGACACACTACTCCAACTTGGACAGTTCAAAAAAACCCAGATCTTGGTGGGTGTTAATAAAGATGAAGGGACAGCATTTTTAGTATATGGTGCTCCTGGTTTCAGCAAAGATAATGACAGTATCATAACtagaaaagaatttcaagaaggtttaaaaatatattttccaggaGTGAGTGAATTTGGAAGGGAAGcgattcttttttattatgtggACTTGTTAGATGATCAGAGAGCTGAAAAGTACCGTGAGGCCTTGGATGATGTTCTTGGGGATTACAATATCATATGCCCTGCATTGGAGTTCACCACAAAATTCTCAGAATTGGGAAATAATGCCTTTTTCTACTATTTTGAACACCAATCTTCCCAACTTCCTTGGCCAGAATGGATGGGAGTGATGCATGGTTATGAAATTGAGTTTGTCTTTGGTTTGCCTCTGGAAAGAAGAATTAACTACACAAGAGCTGAGGAAATTTTGAGCAGATCCATCATGAACTACTGGGCAAATTTTGCAAAATATGGGTAAGTGTTGATTTTTGGAATTGTTTTGATTGTGATTGCTTTTGCTTAACTCTGCTTGCTCTGTGGTGTAGACTTCATTAAAGGCACAGacatgttttagttttttattctttttgtaccATAAGctagttttggtttttattatgtaATGAATTTCAATTTCTTGCATCAGGGTACTTAACATAAATCATCAAAtgacttttacaaaaaaaaaaaaaaaaacattttctgatttcatttccaaaatactGTGAAGTACTTCAGTAATATTAGCCAAAGTTTGTATGGAAGTGGATGTTTACCTTGAAAACTAAAGCTCTTGTGACCATACTCTTGAACCTGAAATGTATAATGTTTACAGGTTTAGGGAAGAGCAGGAATATATCTTCTCATCATGCTTCTAAGCAGAGGTAGTGAAAAAACACATTCCTGATCAGGAAAATCAAAGGGCAAGATGGTGATGGAGTTGGCCCTCAGATTACTCCAAATACAAATGCAGAGTTTGgcattttatcaatttttccccTACTAGGTTTGTTCAGAGTTTTCAAGTGATCTGTATTGGACAAGGGCGTCTACAAGGGTCCCCATGTTTAGCTAAGCTGTTTTGCATTTGAGCAGTCATATAGCTAACATTAGATAACCAGACATATGACAAAAGAACccatttttcctcatctgttataAATATTGTGATATTATATCCTCAAGAATCAGAGGAAAATAATCTGTTcacatgtattttctaatttgtgtgtttctcaaatatataaatgcatgtgCATTGATATAAGGGTTTTTTTGTAATcctaaaaagaattttctatatTGGGATACCTTGTATCCAtgggaagaacaaaacaaatagaaatttgaGCACCtatgtttaaaagaaatacttaCAGACACACAAATTGATGGATGTGCTAATCCAATCTGTCATAATAtcttttataactgaaaaaatgTTGATACTAGTATTATTGCATTCCGGTTTTCTTTTCCAACCTCCATTTGAAATTCATTGTACTTCAtgtcactatatatatatatctttctacAAAGGACTTGTATAATATAATTCTTCTCAaaactttttaatgcttatcCACTGTGTCTAAAGCTAAAATTCTATCTTTCATTAAGAAGCTTTTATAATCTTACTGCAAGCCATATTCCCCAACAATATCTGGCTTCTTGGCAGGGCAGTTATCTCATGAATGCCAAAGATTTCAAGCTTAATACACCTTAGAGCCTTGCTCTTGCTCTGCGCCCTGTTTAAAATGTCTACCTTTCCTTTTAGTGACACACGTCCCACTCTTTTTTTGAAGATCCTGAGCACCCACATGTTTCACCAAGCATATCTTTAATTCTTAAAGTTATAATTGCTTTGGACCTCTTTTCACTCTCCACAGAAGTGATTGACTGTAATTTGTCTCTGTGCTATTTTTCATCATATGCTGAGCCTACTAACCTAGACTAAACAGGCTTCTGAAAAGAGAAACTGGTTTTACTGGATGCCCACTCATTAGAGTTACTGCCATTGGTATATaacatatttatcaaatatttggcTATCCAATGTTATCCAATGATTGAGCAAAAATAGGTTTGCTAGAatgagtaaaaaaatatatatatatatttattatatatatatattattttatatatataaaaatatatattttaaaaattatttaaatttaaaatttatttaaatattatatatatttttttttactcatatatatatatatatttttttttttttaagatttgtggGCAATTAACTTACCTGTAGTTGTGCAATATCTTTTGCCTTCTCAACATCAAATTTCTGCTGAAGAAGGATCATCATTACTGGATAAGCATTAGAATTATTTCtatctcattttgttctctgcctACAGGCTATGCCcatattaaatcattttaatatgttttaaattctttcttataATTCTAGAGATTGTAAAGAATTTAAGGAGATATATTTCTTAAGATTATTGATGGGCCTGtaatttttaaaggactttatattttgcatattgaAATTAccagaaaatttatattttctcatgtCACAATGGAGAACACTGAGAATCAGATGTGGAATATATCTTGACACACAGATAGCAAGAGTTCCAAGAAGAGAATCTTTGACACTTAATAGATTGTTTAACCCCAATCTACttctattattaatatattttaatgagaaatatATGAAGGTTAACACATTTCAATCATAAAGACAAGTTCATATAAGTAAGATTTTAAGCCATAAAGATTAAAGTAAACTTTTCAGTGTAGTTTAGCTATCACATGATGTCATTTCAGTTAGGGAGTGTCTTTACAGTTCATATTCACACAGttgaacagaaataataatacttcATACATGCTGACAGTTAACTTGATGGCAAACATAATGTTAATCTCCTGGTATAAATTGTCTTTTTTCAAAGTATAtctatgaataaatataaaagtttaaaatagttaAGTAAActccaaaggaaacaaagttgGCAAATACACAGTTTGTAAATCCATCCACATCTATTTTACCACAAACATGATGTTCTAACTCTGGTTTTCAATGCTGGGAGATTAATCCTCTACCCTCTCATgctctcaccgcccccccccccccaacacttgGGAACATTCAATAATGTCTGGAACTGTATTTGAGTGTCACAACTGGGAGTGGGGGTAATGCTGGCAAggaagaagccagggatgctCCTACACTTCCAGCAAAGCACAGAACagctcccacaacaaagaattaactATTCATTCCCAAAGTGAATAATTCCAAGATTGAGAAACTACAGGTTTCTACTTCTTCATAACCCAAAAACAatgcattaagaaaataaaaaaagtagaagtAGGAGTTGTAATAATTCTTCAGAAAAACAAGGTATCAAGTTCATGGCTCAGAAAATGTTTTaacacatttaacaaataatgtCTAGTATATATTGTACTGTTTGttataattaaattcaaattaattttgaattgttCTATGTGATTTTTTATGTTGCCAATGGGTCATTCAGTAGACTGTTatttaacctccaagtatttgGATAATTTCTATCTATTTCGTTGTTGATTTCCAATTTAGTTCCATTCTAGTGAGAGACAATACTGTAAGATTTTTCCCTgtgaaatatattaagaactaTTTTaggacccagtatatgatctatatGGGTGATTATTTTATGTGCTCTTTAGTTTACTTGGTATGATTCGTTCCATAAATTAATTAGTTCACAATTGCTCAGGTCTTCTAATACTCTTGCTAATAATTTTGTCTACTTGCTTCAAATGCTGAGAGAGGGGTATTAGCATCTTCAATTGTAATTGTGGTGTTACTCATTTCTCCATTTTGCCCTCCtaatttcttttagtattttaaagCTATGCTATTAATTTCTATGCATAGTCAGAATTATGTAGTCCTGATTTGGCTGTTTTACCAttatgaaatgtctcttcatcCTGAAGTTGGATTTGCCTAATATTAAGATAGACAGGTCAAGGTTCCTATACTTATGTTTGCATGTTTTGTTCTATCCTTTTCttccacttacatttttaaagaaatcttcctTACAATCGGTGTGATTAatccaccaattttttttttaattttttttttcaacgtttatttatttttgggacagagagagacagagcatgaacgggggaggggcagagagagagggagacacagaatcggaaacaggctccaggctctgagccatcagcccagagcccgacgcggggctcgaactcacggaccgcgagatcgtgacctggctgaagtcggacgcttaaccgactgcgccacccaggcgccccaaaatttcctttttgaaaaatacttacaTTTCTTTGCCAAGAGTCCCTTCCCGTCTCCtacataaaacatattattttttaagttcttaaacatacttaaaataacttaaggttttgtttgttcatatAATAACAGGgttcagtttctatttttctatgtCTTTACATGCTTAGTAATTTTCAAGTTTATACTAGACTTTGTGGATTATATGCAGCAaaaattctatattattttaacCTTCTCCGAAGAATGTATGCTTCCActgaagaatgtttttttttctattttaccagGCCATTCAATTAAAGGATGTATATAGAATTGAATTTTTCTCAAATGTGTAATCAgcatggttttatattttgttcaaatgGATCCAGGGAAGGTCAAAGATATTTTATAGATCCTCCAACTTGGCAGGACTTAAACTCGAAAGTCTATGTTCACTGAGGGCTTTGGGGGTAGTTGGTTTAATAGTCTGTCAGGGTGGGGATACACTAGGTCTTATTGTATTCTGTACTTCTAAGGCATGACCATCCGTCCAGCTGGACACTGAACATTAAAGAGGTATTAATGAGATGTAAATTAAGTACTGACAACTTGACGATAGTTATTCACTTTCCAACTTTTCCATCTCTTTCCTGTTCTTAGCCCTGCAGCATCTTGTCTCGGGTCAGCCCCTTTATACTCTCATCCTATATATATTTAGTCCAGGCCTGAGTCAAAGATCTGTAGAGAACCCCTGAAGAAAATTtgagccttccttccttctttctggagTCCTGCTCCACAGATTCTAGCTCCTTCTATATCCAGGAACTCTTATTTCTGTCTCTTGACCTTAGTGAAGCCGCTCTACTGCTTAGGCTTAAGCTCCCTGCATCTTGGATAAGAAATTATGctcttgtggggtgcctgggtggctcagtcagttaagcatccaacttcagctcaggtcatgacctcacagccatgagttcgagccccgtgtcgggctctgtgctgacagctcagagcctggagcctgctttggactgtgtctccctctctctctgaccctcccccatttatgctctgtctctctctgtctcaaaaataaataaacattaaaaaaaaaaagaaattatgctcTTGTGAGTAACCACGGTAAACATGGGCTCACCTT contains these protein-coding regions:
- the BCHE gene encoding cholinesterase; amino-acid sequence: MQSKGTIISIQFLLRFLLLWVLIGKSHTEEDIIITTKNGKVRGMNLPVLDGTVTAFLGIPYAQPPLGRLRFKKPQFLTKWSDIWNATKYANSCYQNADQSFPGFPGSEMWNPNTDLSEDCLYLNVWIPTPKPKNATVMIWIYGGGFQTGTSSLPVYDGKFLARVERVIVVSMNYRVGALGFLALPGNPEVPGNMGLFDQQLALQWVQKNIAAFGGNPKSVTLFGESAGAGSVSLHLLSPRSQPLFTRAILQSGSSNAPWAVMSLDEAKNRTLTLAKFIGCSKENDTEIIKCLRNKDPQEILLNELLVVPSDTLLSVNFGPVVDGDFLTDMPDTLLQLGQFKKTQILVGVNKDEGTAFLVYGAPGFSKDNDSIITRKEFQEGLKIYFPGVSEFGREAILFYYVDLLDDQRAEKYREALDDVLGDYNIICPALEFTTKFSELGNNAFFYYFEHQSSQLPWPEWMGVMHGYEIEFVFGLPLERRINYTRAEEILSRSIMNYWANFAKYGNPNGTQNNSTRWPAFRSTDQKYLTLNAESPKVYTKLRAQQCRFWTLFFPKVLEMTGNIDEAEREWRAGFYRWNNYMMDWKNQFNDYTSKKESCAGL